GACAGATctgaacaatatgtgaaccactAAGTCAAATACAGCCCAACAGCCGGCTTAGGTTTCCAAAAATTGGCAAATCTGCAATATGTTCTTTGCTAAGTAGCTTGTGGTGTGAAGGTAATAAAATCCATTCTATGAAAACAATATGTGGGTTCTCTCAGGTGGGTTGGTTTTGTGTGGTGTGGGACATAGGGCTGATGTCCCCTAATCCAAACTCTGTATCGGATCCAGtaattaatatattatttgtgacttcctcttaTTTCAGTGAAGGAGGTAAGCACATGACTAACTCTCTCCaactaataaaaatatcatcaatgTAACGTAGGTACTCTCTCTCCAACTAAAATCATCAGGTGCTAAAAGTATTGTCTTGAGTTGTCCTTCTGACCCTGACAGAGATGTTCTCTCTGTGTTCCAGCTGCCCCATTAATTTCTATGAAACTAATGAGTCCATGCACaaaggatatgtgtgtgtgtgtgtgtgtgcgtgtacacacacacacacacacacacacccctgccctgaACTGAATGGAGCAGTAGCTGTGATGCAGCGGCTGCTGCACATTTGAAATCCTGCCATCGTCCTATATCTGCAGATTTTCAACCATTCTTAAAATGCAACTaggattatttattttgtaaaatacagAGCCATTTTGAGGAGATCAGACTTAAgaggtttttttataataaaaaaaagtctGCTGAGCTGAATGATATTGGCACAGCAATTTGACAGGGGTTGTAACACTGTCACATTTACAGGATTCTTCCCCATGACTATCTCTATCTCATAGAAATCACTAGCTCTTAAAGGTGGATTTTGCAAATTGGCAGTAGCATCTCAGGGGGTTGTTCTTTCTCTatcgacttgtgcagctcctGTACCAAGCTAAGCTCACTGTATCTCTAAGTACCATTGCGAAAagcaaaacaaggaagaaaagggTTTGTTATCTGCTAAACTCACACTAGAGTCAACGAGGGTCTATCATTCAGAACACTACTGTTCAGACCCCACCACTGACCACAGTCAAGAACCAGATTTCTTAAAATCAAAAGCTGACAGAACTACCACACTTACTGGCACATTCCACCACTTGGCGTTGTCTTGGTGTTGAACTCCAATTGCCTTCATCCCTGAAATGTAAGTGGTGGTTGAAGTCCAATATGTGGAAAGCTCTAGTCTGAGAAAGACAAGTTTATAAGCTCATAATATAAtatagattagggttgccatatttcaaacagaaaagttgttgagtggTTCACTAAAAAaagtttagttttgcccaaatttgttgagcttaaaatgcaatttttgagATATTTTCATGGGAATTAGACAAAAATGACACTGTCGACATGGGCTACCATATGTCCGGATTTACCAGGACTTTTTTGGCTgatttttgcccagacactgctgaAGACTGCAGTATTCTAGATACGTCCAGGAAGTTTCAGACATTTGACAACCCTAATATAGATTGACAATAAAGCATGAAATCTGACCTGGAACTATGTTTAAAATGATCACAAGGACCAAACTATAGTGATCCTTCCTTTTGAAAGAACAGCAAAATGACCCTCTCAATGTTTTAAGCAGTAAGAAGGTCAGCCATTTGTTATCTACCGTAGTTTGgagtgtttgtttgtctgtctgcttgcttgtttgtttttggacaGATAAATCTGAAAAGTGTTTAGAAATAAAACTGTAAATATTAGTGATATataaaacacagaataaaatctCTTCCAGTCCATATGCCATGAGTGAGTGATTACCCATATGGCTGTACAgacatctgccccagccagcttggccaaagtcagggatgatgcgagttgtaatccagaaacacctggagggcaccaggtcccCAGGTCTCACCTTAAGAAAACCTtaatatcccccccaaaaaaaccaaggtTAAATCTTATATTATTCTTGGCTTTCATTACAACATGAATTAAATTAGGCTTTGGGTGAGGTGGAGTGAGTTTGCTTGCAAATTATTTCACCCTTTATGACTTGACTGGTGGCGAATGTATGGTTGTAGCCCCCCAATGTATGTTGTGACCTGGGGATCTATGCTTGTTTGGCATTAATGGATGCAGACACAATATCCAATACTCAGTAGAATGGAGGGAAAGTGTTATCTTCCTCAAAGATTTAGTAAGGAACACACATACTACTTTTTTCACCACTGTTCCTGCATAGTGCAAAGCAGTAAAATGCACCCCCCAAATGCAAATGAAGAAAATAATAGGCtttaggggggaaatgtcctCCTTGCTTTCCTAATTACACAGAGCCAATTGAATTTCTTAATCGCCTATCAAATGTTACTCAGTTTGCAGTACAACCTGATGCATGTTAATGTGTCACCTAAATTAGATTGATCAACAAAAGCCTTACGTTTTGCCTTTCATTAATGACCGGGACTTAGTCATGATGTCTACACATgaacttttaatttgttttccatttataaCATTTCACAACAGACTGAGGAAATAACTAGAAGGGCTGGAATGTCCTACATGAGGTCGAATGATATTTGATATCACTTTTTATAGGTAACATGGAAGAATGGGGCAACACAACTGAAGTGACTGAGTTCGTTCTAATAGGCCTCTCCAGAAACCCCAAAGTgcgtgctgttttgttttttctcttcttGCTGATGTACCTGGTTGCTGTTGCTGGGAATGGACTTATTGTGGTGCTCATTGTGATGGATTCGCACCTCCACacacccatgtatttcttcctcagCAACCTCTCCCTCATTGATGTCTGCTATGTCACCACCTCCGTCCCACAGATGCTGGCCCACTGCTTCACAGACAGGCCCACAATCCCCAAGGGAAGATGCTTTGCACAAATGAGCATTGCTCTGTTTTTAGCAGTGGCCGAATGCCTTTTGCTAGCAATGATGGCGTATGACCGTTTTGTAGCAATATGCTACCCTCTACGTTATAGCTTAATCATGAGCCAAAAGGTGTGTATCTCTCTGGCAGTCAGCCTGTGGTCTAGCTCTTTCCTCCTGACCATTGTTCCCTTTTTCAGTATGCAGGCACGCTTGTGTGGGCCCAATGTGGTGAATCATTTCAAATGTGAGCTCCAGGCAGTGTTGAAATTGGCCTGCTCTAATACCCAAGCCAGTGGAGTCAGCATGATGATAACCAGTGTCTTCACTCTGCTGTTCCCCTTCTCCTTTGTTTTGGTGACCTATGGTCGCATTGGTGTCGCTGTTCTGCGTATCCGCTCACCACAAGGGCGTAGTAAGGCCTTGTCAACCTGTGGTTCTCATCTGGCTGTGGTGGGAATTTTCTATGGCACAATGTTGGCCATGTACCTCAGGCCTCAAGCCAAGACATTCACCGACAAGGAAAAGGTAGTGGCTGTGTTTTATGGGGTCGTCACTCCCATGCTCAATCCCATGATCTACAGCTTGAGGAACAGGGATGTGAAAGGAGCCCTGTGGAGAGCAATTGGAAGGAAAGTGGAGGAATAAAGCACTTCAGAAATTAAATTCTATATTGATAGATATTTTATCAGCAGGAATACCTAAAGTGTTTTGTTATTCTGCAAATGGGTGGAGTTCAAAGTAGTGCTAAGGAGATGATTACATCGATGTGCTTCTCTGGAGGTTCTCTGGACCCCACAGAGCAGAttgggggggcagacccattTCCACTAGCATGAGTCATGCTGGCTCCCACAAGCACAACTATTTAATTGACTCTAgcccaatatttttattgctgctggtgGTTATGGTGGCAATATAGCTTCTCAAAGtgaggaaagcaaaatatttagCTGCACCCCAAGCAGTTTACAATCTAACTATAGGCATGGGCTGGgggaacctgtagtcctccaggtgtttttggactccaactatcATCAGGCCCAGCTAGCATTGTCAGTGtgatcagggaggatgggagctgtattccagcaacatcaggaggcccacaggttctccatctttgCTTCAGGCAGTACTTGAGTAAAAGAGTAAAAGATGGGCAATAGCGGACAGGAAAAGGCAAGGATATTTATGATTTATTCTCTGCAGATTTCTTGAAATCCTCTTTCCAAAAATTGTATGCTCTCCTCAATTGCAACTAGTAAGAGATCGTTTTTGGGggtttgcttttttccccttttccttccttccttctcttgggGAGCATTGTTTCCTAGTTTGTCTTCAGAAATTCTgaattaaaacatactttttaggcCAGCTAACCAAATGCTAAAAATTTAAATCAGCATGTTGTAATATCATTTAAACTTGAGTGGTACATGATGtgcataaaatgtttttttgtatGATTAAATCATATTAAACATCTTTCACAGTAAGCAAAGTCCAACTCTTCTGTTTACCATGTGAAATATCTACCACACAACCCTCAGAAGTACATTTTGGGTACCATTTTCAGCCATCCAATAGATCCTTTACATACTCAGAGTACAAACAATTTGCAAAAAGTCTAtgtattaaataaatttattaaatataaatatcttCCTCTCCAAGTTTTGGAATTATTTCCCCCTTATTTTACCTTTAGCTGTGAACTAGCAAAGCAATTCCTTACTTCAGTTTCCGTTATTCAGCAAATTAAAcggtttttaatattcggttggaagccgcccagactggctggggaaacccagccagatgggcagggtataaataataaattacaattacaattattattattattgctgtgagGCTAAAAGAGTACCAGTTGATTATATAGAACAGGTATGCCCAACTTCAAGTAGGCTGTGACCCagtatcaaaaactggcagtgatctaccacactcttccattgtcattCTTCAACTTAAACATATTCTGTTTGGCTGAGCTTATATTTGGCTTCCCCAAGGCCTTAGCGGAGGACCATGTCCAGCCCTGCAAGACACCATTTTGCTTCCCACTGCAGGAAGATGAGCCCCCTTAATTTCCTGGggttgggaagctgccttataccaagacagGCTGTCCTGACACAGGTTGGCAGCTTCTCTCCAGGAACTTTGGGCAGGAGAATCTTCCCAGCCCTGCCGGGGCCTTGAACCCTGCATCCTTCCTCACACAAGCACAAACCGCTCCATGATCATGTTGCTCCCCTCAAGGCAAGGTGGCTTCTCACAACCCCCAccatgccccccccaaggtcCAATTTCTCCCTTTACCAGACAATGAGTTCCATGGGGACATGGGGGGCGGCGGTGGCTTAGTAAACGCAGCTAGACTGGAGCTGTAAAAGTGGGGAAAGTTCAGCGTCCACACAGAACTAGGAGCAGAAGGGCGAGAGGGGGGAGGGGCGAGGGGTGTCACTCACCGTCTCTCTCCAAGCGCTGCCTTCTCACAGCTCCCTCCGCAGCGCTACAGCACGTGTGGAGCCCACGTCATTGCTCCCCCCGCCTCCCTGTTCTGGGGCTGGGGCTTGCAGGGGTGGAGGCACGTGCCTTACACCTTTCTGGGGCCGGCAGGGCATGgaaggagcaggggaggggagaagggtggCGATGAGCTAGCCAGGCTAAGCGGAGCCTCGACTTGTTGCGCTGCCTGAGGGAGGGCAAGCAGCTGAGGGTGCCCTGCCCAGCAGACCTATGTCCTGTTCTGCTCTCACAGGACtgcagaatcataaaattatgcacgttcgactccgagtatatttcacacgtCATGGTGAATGTGGGTAGTTCATTCTTCTGCTCTTATAATGCCCTCTAATACTCATGggtatccagtgaagctgaatgttgaaagagtggggaaagataaaagaaaatactgcTTCATGCAGTGCTCTGGAACTCATTCTCATAGGAGGAACTTAGATTGGTTTTCAATCACGGAAATccaaaatggaaatggaattgttagagccaaaaacaaaaaatctttctaggatgtataatttattgcttGAGTGGcaaacaaaagatgaacaggtgaaatcggtaatgattgattgggctaCGGATGTGGGGCAACATATTACGTTGGAGGATTGGGAGAGATTATGGAAAAAAGGTATCAAGTTTACCGCATGTAATacattaagagaaaatatgatgaaaatgatgccTAGTTGGTATTTTACTCCTGTtaagctagcaaaaatgtatcatacacatgataatagatgctggaaatggaaagatgtggaaggaaccttttaccacatgttgTGTACGTGCCctaaagtaaaagacttctgggaaaatatttataatgaaaaaggtgttgaaaaacacatttattaaaaaaaacagaagcctttttacttggaatagtagggAATATAATCCCCCaaaaggatgttactttctttctgtatgccacaatagCAGCGAGATTATTGATAGCTAAaaattggaagacacaagaatcaccaacggtggaagaatggcaggtgaagatgttggactttatggaacttgccgaactgactgggagactacgtgaccagggagaagagtcagtggaagaagattggaagaaattcaaaatttattttaaaaaatattgtaagaTTTGAGAATATGGATTATTTTTGGAAGTTGTTATAGGTTGTAGATTTAGAAGTAATGATTACTAAATAAGTAAAATTTATAGAAATGAATTTAAAGAGTATGTAAATAAATTAGATAATAGACAAGAGAGAAAAGATGTTATAATTATGAAATAGAAATTACTAatgatgatttataatgaaatgcatAGAGGGGGGACTTGAGGAAGTAACCCTACAATGTCAAGAAAGgaaggtagccgtgctggtctgacgcagtcttttattttgttaagaaaGGAAGGATTATTAAGAAATGCATAGTTTTGTTTGTTGTAGTAATTTTTTCATTTCgtatgttgtattatgtttttgtttgtttatgtccTGTAGTTATAAAATCTCGtataaagattaccataataaaggacaaaagtggtaaggacctaacagaagcagaagacatcaagaagaggtggcaagaatacacagaggaattataccagaaagatatggaggtctcgtacacctcaggtagtgtggttgctgaccttgagccagacatcttggagagtgaagtcaaatgggccttagaaagcactgctaataacaaggccagtggaagtgatgatattccagctgaactatttaaaattttaaaagatgatgctgttaaggtgctacacccaatatgccagcaagtttggaaaactcagcaatggccagaggattagagaagatcagtctacatcccaattcctaAGAAGGGCAGCagcaaagaatgctccaactaccacacgattgcgctcatttcacacgctagcaaggttatgcttaaaattctacaaggcaggcttaatgagggtgaaagaggagagagcaaaatatggtctgaagctcaacataaaaaaaaacccaagatcatgttcactggtcccatcacctcctggtaaatagaaggggaagaaatggaggcagtgagagattttatcttcttgggctccttgatcactgcagatggtgacagcagtcacgaaattaaaaggcgcctgcttcttgggagaaaagcaatgacaaacccagacagcatcttaaaaagcagagacatcaccttgccgacaaaggtccgtatagttaaaggtatggttttcccagtagtgatgtatggaagtgagagctggaccataaagaaggctgatcgccgaagaattgatgcttttgaattatggtgctggaggagactcttgagagtcccatggactgcaataagatcaaacctatccattcttcaggaaatcagccctgagtgctcactggaaggacagatcctgaagctgaggctccagtactttggccacctcatgaaaagagaagactccctggaaaagaccctgatgttgggaaagattgagggcacaaggagaaggggacgacagaggacgagatggttggacatcaTAACTTTTATCCAAAGAATCAAGCAGTAACACAGCAAACACTTCCTCaggtagtttgaaagcacggttCACTAATTCCAATCTCAATCGCTGCATTTCCAATATGTGAGCTCTCAAATCACTTCCTGGCTGAAGCTTCATATTGTGCAAGGTTCTAAAGTACAACAAAACTGATCCAGCATGCCGTCTCTCATGCAGTTCCTTTAATGTGTCCCACATTTCTTTTGTGCTCGCTTTTCCAACAAGGTTAACCAATTCTGTCGGTGAAACACTTCCCAATAATACGCCTCTGGCTTGAGAATCGGCCTGAGACCATGTGTCCGTTAacggcgcgcggggggggggtcattttcaATGGTATGCCATAACTTTGCAACACGCAATTTGCCTTCTACATATAATTTCCACGTGTTGTAATTAGTCCCATCAAGGAGAATGATCTGACTAGAGCTGTTTAGCAAATCCTCCATTTTCCCTTCCACCCAATACTGGCAACTCACTTAGGGAAAATACTCCTGCCCCAGCTCTTATCTAACAGTCATTCATCACTGAGAATAAATCTTCTCCGGCCGCAACTTGCAAAAGTCCTTTTACTGCTTTCACTTTCCACATACCTCTCAAAATGATCTGATGTTTTCAGCATTAATTTCAACCGCTTCGGAACAAACTGCCTGCTTCTCCATTAGCCTTCTCCACTTAATGGGCTTGACTGGGCTACACTGGGCCCCATAACCCTTTTGTTGAGACAATCACCGAAACTGAGAAGCCAACAgccccccttcttctctccctcctggagCCGGTGTCTCGAACGGAACGGCATGCAATTAGCAGAGCTTATCCACGCAGGGTTAGCAGTGTTAGTGGAGAAGACGAGGCAGATAAGAGGCATCTTGTATTTCCataagcagttttatttacagcataTTAGAACACTTGGAAGAGAGCGAGCGAGCAGTGCTTCTCCTCCTATACTCCTCCTCAACTCATACAGCAACTACAGCATAAAACGGAAATGCATAGACATGTGACACACTATCTCAGCAACATGTCTAACTCTTAACGTATAATGcgtaaggtggaactgaatttatCAAcagccctaaccctaaccccaacccctaaccctgaccctaaccccaaaccccaaaaccCTAGTATGTCTGGTATGCCCaatccctgaccctgaccctaaccctaaaccctaaccgtaactcctaacccctaaccctaaaaaccccaaccccaaccctaacccttaaccctaaccctgaccctaaaccctgaccctaaccctaaccctaatccCTAACCCTAAAACCTAACCGTAATCCCTAACCCCTAAACCTaaaaccccaaccctaacccctaaccctgaCCCTGACCTTCAATATCACTTTGCATTTATCTTGACATGAACCTTCATTGGCAGCCTCAATCCTACCAACAGAAAATGTCCTGGTGTAACACCAACTGAGTCTTTCCCATAGTTCAAGAACCTGAGTGAATTTCTCTGATAGTGTGTACTTTTTAGAAGCCTGGAGTACTATAATAGTACTATTGTGTACAAGTAtgttctaatggattattgaatattacttgtTGATATGTTGTTTACTTTAaagttattgttttattatgagcttgttgtattggatcagattataaGGTATGTGATCTTTGTTGTATATTtcattgttgtaaactgccttgtgtaatacagaaaggcagtatacaggTTAAacgtgaaatgaaatgaaaaaatagaGGAAAGTCACCTCAGGCCACTTTCAACTAACCTGATGTGCCAGCAAAAGCCAGTGCAAGGACTTCTACTAGCCCAAAGGCAGGTTTCCCGATTCACCCCACAAGTACCTCTGCACCTCCAGCATATCCGTTCTGGAAGGTCAGGAGATATTAGGAAATTATGAACCAAATGAAGGAAAAGCGGATTTCTATAAGAAATTGCATGAGAGACAAAATAACAAATGAGGGGAGATTACCTAAAACATTCTTTGAGATGATTGATGAATTGGACTTAATTGATACTTGGAGGCTGAAAAACCCAATGGAAAAGGAGCAAACTTTTTTCTCACAATCAAATCAATCTTGGAGTAGACTAGATTATATTTGGATAACAAGAGAGCTGACCCCAAGAATCCATAAAGCGGAAATATGGCCAAAAACATGCTCAGATCATAATGCTGTATTTTTGGACTTAAAAGTATTGGAGCAGGgttctttcagatggagaatgaatgatgcatTGTTGAGAAATGAAGAGATGGTTATCAGTGCACAGAAGgcattgaaagattattttgagataaatttgaATACGCCAATGGAAAAGAGAATAGTGTGGGATGCAAGCAAGGCCGTGATGAGAGGTTTCTTGATTCAACAAAATGCAATGAAGAAAAAGGTGCAAAATGAGAAAAAGGGAAAGTATCCTGgctcaattaaaagaaaaagagaagaaattgagAGCCAAACCGAAAAGTTTACAAATTCAGAAAGAAATTAAAGCATTGCAGGCCCAGTTTGCATTATTGATTAACcaggaaattgaatggaaaattaaatgtaTGAAACAGAGGACttttgaatcagcaaataaatgtggcaAATTACTTGCTTGGCAATTGAAAAAGAGACAAAAATAGAATACAATAACAAACTTGGTTCAGGAAGGAAGAAATatagagaaccctgcagagattaGAAAAGgctttcagaaatattttaaacagctatcatagctgccaagttttcccttttctcacgaggaagcctattcagcataagggaaaatcccttttaaaaaagggataacttggcagctatgaacagctatataaaagagaaaaagagaatatAGAAAAGATGGAGCAGTTTTTGGACAAAAATGGTTTGCAGAAAATTCCGGAGGATAAAATTAACCTGCTCAACCACCAGATTTCGATTGAAGAGGTTGAAAGTGCAATTAATCAAATGCAGTTGGgaaaagcaccaggaccagatggactaaCAGCTAAATACTATAAGACCTTAAAAGAATGGCTGATACAACCACTGACTGATTTATGCAGTGagattttgaggggagggagggcacCGGACACCTGGAAGGAAGCCTACATTACCCTGATACACAAACCAGAGACTGACAGAGCACAATTGAAGAATTATCGTCCCATCTCCCGGGTAAAagtggattataaaatttttgcaaatatCTTAGCTTCAAGACTGAAAAAGGTATTGGTAGAACAAATACATCATGACCAGGCCGGCTTTTTGCCCGGTAGACATATGAAAGATAATATCAGGAATGTAATTAATATATTGGAGCTATTACAGGAGAAAATTAATACAAAGGCTATGTTAATCttcattgatgcagagaaagctttcgataatatttcttggaattttatgaagaagaatttggaaaggATGGGGGTGGGTCAAGGGTTTATGAATGGTATAAATGGTATAAATGCAATTTATACTGAGCAGAAAGCCAAGATTATTGTAAACAATGTGGTATCAGAAGATataagaattgaaaaaggaacgAGACGTGCCCCTTATCACCTCTATTGTTTATATCGGTCTAGGAAGTGCTTTTGTCAATGATAAGGAAGGAGGATAAGATTaaaggggtgggagtggggggaaagcaatataagttaaaagcctttgctgatgacctTGTTCTAACCTTGCAAGATCCAGAAATCAGTGCAATTAATGCACTGAATTTGATTCAAGATTATGGCAGTGTCGccggttttaaattaaataagagTAAAACCAAAGTGTTAGACAAGAATCTAACattggagggggaaaagaagTTAGAGGAGGCCACTGGACTGTCATTTGTGAAAAGGGTGAAATATTTAGGGGTGAATTTGACATCAAAAAATctgaatttgtataaagacaattatgtgaAGGTATGGAATGAAATCAAGAGATTTGGATAGATGGTCGGACTTAAAATTGTCCTTGTCAAGTCAAATTTCGGtagtgaaaatgaatgtattgccaaaaatgttgtttttgtttcaaacacTGCCAATTATTGATAAGATGGAaggttttaaagaatggcaaaaggtactTTCAAAGTTCATATGGCAGGGGGGAAAgcccagaataaaatataaacttttgacagaTAGTAAGGAAAGAGgggtttttcccctgccagatttaaggatttattatgaagcagctaccttttgttggttgaaagaatggTGTTTATTAGAAAATACAGATGTGTTAGACTTGGAAGGATATGATAatgtatttggatggcatgcgtatttatggtatgataaggtcaAAAGTCataaaggatttaaaaatcatgtaattaGAAAATCTTTGTTAAATGTTTGGAATAAGTATAAAGACCTATTAGAAAAGAAAACACCCCTTTGGATTTCACCGCTGGAAGCTAAGGCTCAAAAGAAGTTAAATATGGAGACCCGATGGCTAAAATATAGAGATactctggtggaggaaggagaccagTTTAAATTAAAGACATATGAGCAGTTAAAAAGTAATTTagatgactggctccaataccaccagataaatgaattgtataaaatggataagaaaaatggtttttcatCAGAAAAGTCCAAGCTGGAGACGGAGTTGTTAGAGccaaagacaaagaatctttccagaatgtatgGTTTATTGTTGCAGTGGCACTTGAAAGATGAGCAGACAAAAAAGTTATGATAgattgggcaaaggatgtgggac
Above is a window of Zootoca vivipara chromosome 2, rZooViv1.1, whole genome shotgun sequence DNA encoding:
- the LOC132591659 gene encoding olfactory receptor 13H1-like; protein product: MSNMEEWGNTTEVTEFVLIGLSRNPKVRAVLFFLFLLMYLVAVAGNGLIVVLIVMDSHLHTPMYFFLSNLSLIDVCYVTTSVPQMLAHCFTDRPTIPKGRCFAQMSIALFLAVAECLLLAMMAYDRFVAICYPLRYSLIMSQKVCISLAVSLWSSSFLLTIVPFFSMQARLCGPNVVNHFKCELQAVLKLACSNTQASGVSMMITSVFTLLFPFSFVLVTYGRIGVAVLRIRSPQGRSKALSTCGSHLAVVGIFYGTMLAMYLRPQAKTFTDKEKVVAVFYGVVTPMLNPMIYSLRNRDVKGALWRAIGRKVEE